In Mycobacterium stomatepiae, the following are encoded in one genomic region:
- a CDS encoding DUF4286 family protein: MSKGILLVESRPSSPEREQEYNTWYDEVHLPELVALDGIVSARRLRPVDGEGPYVAIYEIEGDDLQAVLDNMIANAGKLTMSDALLLDPAPTPRLLETTTEVDG; encoded by the coding sequence ATGTCCAAGGGCATCCTGCTTGTGGAGAGTCGGCCCAGTTCGCCCGAGCGCGAGCAGGAGTACAACACCTGGTACGACGAAGTCCATCTGCCCGAACTGGTGGCTCTGGACGGGATCGTCTCGGCCCGGCGGCTGCGCCCGGTCGACGGCGAGGGCCCCTATGTCGCCATCTATGAGATCGAGGGCGACGATCTGCAGGCCGTCCTGGACAACATGATCGCCAACGCGGGCAAGCTGACGATGTCCGACGCGCTGCTGCTCGATCCCGCGCCGACCCCGCGGCTACTGGAGACGACGACCGAAGTCGACGGCTAG
- a CDS encoding 2Fe-2S iron-sulfur cluster-binding protein, giving the protein MADPTTNGAEPGTVTIHLERKKATVALVPGETLLESARRAGLDPPFNCEAGNCGTCMARLEDGHATMRINDALDDDEVADGYILTCQGVPDTASVTVRYE; this is encoded by the coding sequence GTGGCAGATCCCACGACAAACGGCGCCGAGCCCGGCACGGTGACGATCCACCTGGAGCGCAAGAAGGCGACGGTGGCGTTGGTTCCCGGCGAAACGCTGCTGGAGAGCGCACGGCGTGCCGGCCTAGATCCCCCCTTCAACTGCGAGGCCGGCAATTGCGGCACCTGCATGGCTCGCCTCGAGGACGGGCACGCGACCATGCGGATCAACGACGCTCTCGACGACGACGAAGTGGCCGACGGCTACATTCTGACGTGCCAGGGTGTACCCGATACGGCTTCCGTCACGGTGCGCTACGAGTAG
- a CDS encoding class I adenylate-forming enzyme family protein, protein MTEPAALAFEERHYSLPQLDMMANSLAAALGKSGVTAGKRVAVMSSNRPEFVAVLLGIWRLGATAVLISPAWKRDEVDHALALTTPSHAVGDHPVLGGLMPMVHLDDPVIPGEPIALSGPPPADAVLVFSSGTTGLPKAVRHTHAALADAVRHWRDALQLTRQDRIQVATPPSHILGLLNIVSALRTGAWLRLHRRFDVDRMLDHIENDRITIEMAVAPIALAMAAHPTLESYDLSSLRYIMWGATPVSASVAETVTRRTGVGWLPAYGTTELPVIACNPIDGARLDSVGRPVPGVALRVVSLETGLPVGAGEVGEIQARSTSLMAGYLPGGATDEAMCDGWYRTGDVGWLDADRWLRITDRLKEMIKVRGFQVAPAEIETVLHGHPDVKDCAVFGIPDGINGEAVVAAVATRAAGDMEAVAADLTTRVEEKLASYKHLSRVVFVPDIPRLPSGKVLRRVLKERYGCTSDS, encoded by the coding sequence GTGACCGAGCCGGCCGCGCTCGCGTTTGAGGAACGGCACTACAGCCTGCCTCAGCTCGACATGATGGCCAACAGTCTGGCCGCGGCCCTGGGCAAAAGCGGTGTCACCGCGGGTAAGCGAGTTGCCGTCATGTCGTCGAACCGGCCTGAGTTCGTCGCCGTCCTGCTGGGGATCTGGCGGCTGGGTGCCACGGCGGTGCTGATCAGTCCCGCCTGGAAACGCGACGAGGTCGACCACGCGCTGGCGTTGACCACCCCCAGCCACGCGGTCGGGGACCATCCGGTATTGGGCGGACTGATGCCGATGGTGCACCTGGATGATCCGGTCATCCCCGGCGAGCCCATCGCGCTGTCGGGGCCACCGCCCGCCGATGCGGTGCTGGTCTTCAGTTCGGGCACCACCGGTCTGCCCAAGGCCGTTCGGCATACCCACGCCGCACTGGCCGACGCGGTGCGGCACTGGCGCGACGCGTTGCAACTCACCCGGCAGGACCGGATACAGGTCGCCACGCCGCCGTCTCACATCCTCGGTCTGCTCAACATCGTCTCCGCGCTGCGGACCGGCGCCTGGCTGCGGCTGCACCGCCGCTTCGATGTCGATCGGATGCTCGACCACATCGAAAACGACCGCATCACCATAGAAATGGCGGTCGCGCCGATCGCGCTGGCCATGGCCGCGCATCCAACCCTCGAGTCGTACGATTTGTCGTCGTTGCGCTACATCATGTGGGGCGCAACGCCGGTCAGCGCTAGCGTCGCCGAGACCGTCACGCGACGCACCGGCGTCGGATGGCTGCCGGCATACGGCACCACGGAACTCCCTGTCATTGCCTGCAATCCGATCGACGGCGCCCGGCTCGACTCCGTCGGGCGCCCAGTGCCGGGGGTGGCGCTGCGGGTCGTCTCACTGGAGACCGGTCTGCCGGTCGGCGCGGGCGAGGTCGGTGAGATCCAGGCGCGGTCAACCTCGCTGATGGCGGGCTATCTGCCGGGCGGCGCGACGGACGAGGCGATGTGCGACGGTTGGTATCGAACCGGGGACGTCGGCTGGCTTGACGCCGATCGCTGGCTGCGGATCACCGACCGCCTCAAGGAGATGATCAAGGTGCGCGGCTTTCAGGTCGCGCCCGCCGAAATCGAGACTGTGTTGCACGGGCACCCCGACGTGAAAGACTGTGCGGTGTTTGGAATTCCGGACGGGATCAACGGTGAAGCCGTCGTCGCCGCGGTCGCCACGCGGGCTGCCGGCGACATGGAAGCGGTCGCCGCCGACCTCACCACCCGGGTGGAGGAGAAGCTGGCGTCTTACAAACATCTGAGCCGGGTCGTGTTCGTGCCCGATATCCCTCGCCTGCCGTCGGGCAAGGTGCTGCGCCGAGTGCTGAAGGAGCGCTATGGATGTACGTCTGACAGCTGA
- a CDS encoding acyl-CoA dehydrogenase family protein, translating into MDFRDSPEEAAFRERLRSWLSAHAKEYSGTGDEYWERMAGWHRALYENGFFGLSWPRDWGGQDLAPVYDVIVDEELVRAGAPPRPSVGYLVYGIGEHAGDEVRKRFLPGIINGTERWCQGFSEPGAGSDLASLTTTATRDGDNYVIHGHKIWTSYSDVADWCLLLARADPDAKRHRGLSAFVIAMKQPGVQQRPLQMMNGVTNEFGQVFFDGATVPAARMVGAPGDGWAVAMTVVGHEREPSTLGYAARYGKLVRQLLTHWVDREGPIPEELAWAAVQSDMLTHHVRRRLSEQLDGVSHGSEGSLDKLLMTWVEQSVGHAALAVAGIRDPDLLSAYLYSRAQSVMGGTSQIQKNIIASRILGLGV; encoded by the coding sequence TTGGACTTTCGTGACTCACCCGAAGAGGCGGCCTTCCGTGAGCGACTGCGCAGCTGGCTTTCGGCGCACGCCAAGGAATACTCCGGTACGGGCGACGAGTACTGGGAGCGGATGGCCGGCTGGCATCGTGCCCTGTATGAGAACGGCTTTTTCGGCCTGTCCTGGCCACGCGATTGGGGTGGACAGGACCTAGCGCCGGTGTACGACGTCATCGTCGACGAAGAGCTGGTGCGCGCCGGCGCGCCGCCACGCCCCAGCGTCGGCTACCTGGTGTACGGCATCGGCGAACACGCCGGCGACGAGGTCCGGAAACGCTTCCTGCCCGGCATCATCAACGGCACCGAGCGCTGGTGCCAGGGTTTCAGTGAACCCGGAGCCGGTTCAGATCTGGCGTCGCTGACCACCACCGCGACCCGCGACGGCGACAACTACGTCATCCATGGGCACAAGATCTGGACCAGCTATTCGGATGTGGCCGACTGGTGTCTACTACTGGCCCGCGCCGATCCCGATGCGAAGCGGCACCGGGGTCTGTCAGCATTCGTGATCGCGATGAAACAGCCCGGCGTGCAACAACGTCCACTGCAGATGATGAACGGCGTCACCAACGAATTCGGTCAGGTGTTCTTCGACGGTGCCACGGTTCCGGCCGCCCGAATGGTCGGTGCTCCCGGTGACGGCTGGGCGGTGGCGATGACCGTCGTCGGACACGAACGCGAACCCTCCACCCTCGGCTACGCGGCCCGCTACGGCAAGCTCGTCCGACAACTGTTGACGCACTGGGTTGATCGCGAAGGTCCGATTCCTGAAGAGCTGGCCTGGGCGGCGGTCCAGTCGGACATGCTGACCCACCACGTGCGGCGGCGGTTGTCCGAACAGCTGGACGGGGTGTCGCACGGGTCGGAAGGCTCGCTGGACAAGCTGCTGATGACCTGGGTCGAGCAATCCGTGGGCCACGCCGCACTGGCGGTCGCCGGGATCCGTGATCCCGACCTGCTGAGCGCCTACCTGTACAGCCGTGCGCAGAGCGTCATGGGCGGGACATCGCAGATACAGAAAAACATCATCGCTTCACGCATCTTGGGATTGGGAGTCTGA
- a CDS encoding enoyl-CoA hydratase/isomerase family protein, with protein sequence MYDMPAEIDVRADGALRIITLNRPDSLNSVNDDLHSGLARIWQRLTDDPTARAAVITGAGRAFSAGGDFGYLEELSNDADLRAKTIRDGREIVLGMARCRIPVVAAVNGPAVGLGCSLVALSDIVYIAEDAYLADPHVQVGLVAADGGPLTWPLHISLLLAKEYAPTGTRIKAQRAVELGLANHVAADPVADAIACAKKILELPQQAVESTKRVLNIHLDRAVLASLDYALSAESQSFLTEDFRANVAKFNAAKN encoded by the coding sequence GTGTACGACATGCCTGCTGAAATCGACGTCCGCGCCGACGGTGCGCTGCGGATCATCACGCTGAATCGGCCGGATTCGCTGAACTCGGTCAACGACGATCTGCACTCCGGGCTGGCACGGATATGGCAACGGTTGACCGATGACCCTACCGCCCGCGCCGCGGTGATTACCGGTGCGGGCCGGGCTTTTTCGGCTGGCGGCGATTTCGGTTATCTCGAGGAACTTTCCAACGACGCCGACCTGCGGGCGAAAACCATCCGTGACGGTCGCGAGATCGTGTTGGGCATGGCGCGGTGCCGAATTCCCGTGGTGGCGGCCGTAAATGGGCCTGCCGTCGGTCTGGGTTGCAGCCTGGTCGCGTTGAGCGACATCGTCTACATCGCCGAAGACGCCTACCTCGCCGACCCGCACGTGCAGGTGGGTCTGGTGGCCGCCGATGGCGGGCCGCTGACCTGGCCGCTACATATCAGCCTGCTGCTGGCCAAGGAGTACGCCCCGACCGGCACCCGCATCAAGGCGCAGCGTGCCGTCGAACTGGGGCTGGCCAACCATGTGGCGGCCGACCCTGTCGCGGACGCAATCGCTTGCGCCAAAAAGATTTTGGAGTTGCCGCAACAGGCGGTCGAAAGCACCAAGCGGGTGCTCAACATCCACCTGGACCGGGCGGTGCTGGCAAGCCTGGACTATGCCCTCTCGGCCGAAAGCCAGTCGTTCCTGACCGAGGACTTCCGGGCCAACGTCGCCAAGTTCAACGCCGCCAAGAACTGA
- the mbp1 gene encoding microaggregate-binding protein 1 translates to MSDRDSGIVEGIKGVIEDAIGKTKEIVGILISHEGLRKEGRAQQDKAKAQRDVAKKEAQAEAARGAEKTAEAREKAAAKS, encoded by the coding sequence ATGAGTGACCGCGACAGTGGAATCGTGGAAGGCATCAAGGGCGTCATCGAAGACGCCATCGGCAAGACCAAGGAGATCGTCGGCATCCTGATCAGCCACGAAGGTCTCCGCAAGGAAGGCCGCGCCCAGCAGGACAAGGCCAAGGCGCAGCGCGATGTGGCCAAGAAAGAGGCCCAGGCCGAGGCCGCGCGTGGGGCGGAGAAGACGGCCGAAGCCCGCGAGAAGGCCGCGGCTAAGAGCTAG
- a CDS encoding proline iminopeptidase-family hydrolase, with amino-acid sequence MAQSEGTIAVPGGNVWFKRVGGGPGLPLLAVHGGPGVPHNYLLSLQRLADEREVIFWDQLGCGNSECPSNTELWTVERSVAEMDAVIGALGLERFHLFGNSWGGMLAQQYLLDVPSTAASLTISNSISSIPAFSDMVARLKRDLDADTQSAIDRHEAAGTTHSPEYQDAIRTWNETYLCRVHPWPPELQEAFIRMGAEIFETMFGPSDFRIVGNVSSWDVFDRLIEIALPTLVVAGRYDECDHEHMWEMHQRIKDSRYELFESSSHMPFIEEPDRFDEVMRDFLRHHDL; translated from the coding sequence ATGGCTCAGTCGGAGGGGACCATCGCGGTTCCGGGCGGAAATGTTTGGTTCAAGCGCGTCGGCGGTGGTCCGGGCCTTCCGCTGCTGGCAGTGCACGGCGGGCCCGGCGTCCCGCACAACTATTTGCTTTCGCTGCAACGCCTGGCCGATGAACGCGAGGTCATCTTCTGGGATCAGCTCGGCTGCGGAAACTCCGAATGCCCGTCGAACACCGAACTTTGGACGGTGGAACGCTCGGTCGCCGAAATGGACGCCGTGATCGGTGCGCTCGGCCTGGAGCGCTTCCACCTGTTCGGCAACTCGTGGGGCGGAATGCTGGCCCAGCAGTACCTGCTCGACGTCCCGTCCACCGCCGCCAGCCTGACGATCTCGAACAGCATCTCGTCCATACCCGCGTTTTCGGACATGGTCGCCCGGCTCAAACGCGACTTGGACGCGGACACCCAATCCGCCATCGACCGACACGAGGCCGCCGGCACAACACACTCGCCGGAATACCAGGACGCAATCCGCACCTGGAACGAGACGTATCTGTGCAGGGTTCACCCGTGGCCGCCGGAACTTCAGGAAGCGTTCATCCGGATGGGCGCGGAAATTTTCGAAACGATGTTCGGCCCCAGCGACTTTCGCATCGTCGGCAACGTCAGCAGCTGGGACGTCTTCGACCGATTGATCGAGATCGCCCTGCCGACCCTCGTCGTCGCGGGCAGGTACGACGAATGCGACCACGAGCACATGTGGGAAATGCACCAGCGCATCAAGGACTCACGGTATGAGTTGTTCGAGTCGAGTTCTCACATGCCGTTCATCGAAGAACCGGACCGGTTCGACGAAGTGATGCGGGACTTCTTGCGACACCACGATCTTTGA
- the meaB gene encoding methylmalonyl Co-A mutase-associated GTPase MeaB has protein sequence MTLADLIAAARNGSQRAAGRLLSLVEGEQRDEVLASIGPASALTVRVVGITGPPGAGKSTTVAALVGAYRERGCRVAVLAVDPSSPFSGGAILGDRIRMAAHINDSDVLIRSVASRGHLGGLAAAVPAAIRLLGAIGYDMVLLETVGVGQSEIEIAAVADPTIVMLNPGAGDAVQAAKAGVLEVADIVAVNKADREGAEQTVRDLRAETKAPIVSLIAARGEGVDALVAAIDDHHRTDSRERRVARARAQILSLAQSQLRAQPDLDGLAQSVADGQDDPYSAAAGLLLRAGQDQI, from the coding sequence ATGACCCTCGCCGACTTAATCGCCGCAGCGCGCAACGGATCTCAGCGCGCGGCGGGTCGGCTGCTCAGCCTCGTCGAGGGCGAGCAGCGCGACGAGGTGCTGGCAAGCATCGGTCCGGCAAGCGCGCTGACGGTGCGTGTCGTCGGCATTACCGGACCGCCCGGCGCGGGTAAATCGACGACGGTCGCGGCCCTGGTCGGCGCCTACCGGGAGCGTGGCTGCCGGGTAGCCGTGCTGGCTGTGGACCCCTCGTCACCGTTCAGCGGCGGTGCGATATTGGGTGACCGCATTCGAATGGCCGCGCATATCAACGACTCTGACGTGCTGATCCGTTCGGTGGCAAGCCGCGGACACCTTGGGGGTCTGGCCGCGGCGGTCCCGGCGGCCATCCGTCTGCTGGGCGCGATCGGTTACGACATGGTGCTGCTGGAAACAGTGGGGGTGGGGCAGTCGGAGATCGAGATTGCGGCCGTCGCCGACCCCACGATCGTCATGCTCAACCCCGGAGCGGGAGACGCTGTCCAGGCCGCGAAGGCCGGCGTGTTGGAAGTCGCCGACATCGTGGCGGTCAACAAGGCCGACCGCGAAGGCGCCGAACAGACCGTGCGGGATCTGCGGGCCGAGACCAAGGCTCCGATCGTCAGCCTGATCGCCGCCCGGGGGGAGGGTGTCGACGCCCTGGTCGCCGCGATCGACGATCATCACCGCACCGATAGCCGGGAGCGCCGGGTGGCGCGCGCCCGTGCGCAAATCCTTTCCCTGGCCCAGAGCCAGCTGCGGGCTCAGCCGGATCTCGACGGGCTCGCCCAGTCGGTGGCCGACGGACAGGACGACCCCTATTCGGCCGCTGCGGGACTGCTGTTGCGCGCAGGCCAGGATCAGATCTGA
- a CDS encoding thiamine pyrophosphate-dependent enzyme, with amino-acid sequence MTRTPELSAARLRDQLELYRQMWVLRLLDVAVEELRIDGRLNQPVQAACGQEAVAIGTAAALRPGDVMTTGIIHLQHAQQVGCSLPLGPAIAALIGPGFGPDSDEDAPFAASIRGLSASSRALQQSPLLAVGHAYGKQLIDDGRVTVCAMGTRDVKSADFTEAAQIAVSWRLPVVFVIENARQATDVADYHGMPVLSVDGNDVEAVRNSVVEAVRRAGAGEGPVLVQAVTQRPNGVSSVDPLVFERQRLISDGVSAGHLYEVERRARHLVAEAEAHARAMLWEEEPAPIREPEVWPAAS; translated from the coding sequence ATGACTCGCACACCCGAACTGTCAGCGGCACGGTTACGCGACCAGCTGGAGTTGTACCGCCAAATGTGGGTCTTGCGCCTGCTCGACGTGGCGGTGGAGGAGTTGCGCATCGACGGTCGTCTCAACCAGCCCGTGCAGGCCGCCTGCGGCCAGGAGGCGGTAGCCATCGGCACCGCCGCGGCACTGCGCCCGGGCGACGTCATGACCACTGGCATCATCCACTTGCAGCACGCCCAGCAGGTCGGTTGCTCGCTGCCCCTGGGCCCGGCCATCGCCGCGCTGATCGGCCCCGGCTTCGGTCCGGACAGCGACGAGGACGCTCCGTTCGCGGCTTCGATTCGCGGTTTGTCCGCCTCCTCGAGAGCCCTGCAGCAGTCACCGCTGCTGGCCGTGGGTCACGCCTACGGTAAGCAGTTGATCGACGATGGCAGGGTCACGGTGTGCGCCATGGGAACTCGTGATGTGAAGTCCGCCGATTTCACCGAGGCCGCGCAGATCGCGGTGTCCTGGCGGCTTCCGGTCGTGTTCGTCATCGAGAACGCACGTCAGGCCACCGACGTGGCCGATTACCACGGCATGCCGGTGCTCTCGGTCGACGGCAACGACGTTGAGGCGGTTCGTAACTCGGTTGTCGAAGCAGTGCGGCGGGCGGGCGCGGGCGAAGGTCCCGTTTTGGTGCAGGCGGTGACCCAGCGTCCGAATGGTGTCTCCTCGGTGGACCCCCTGGTCTTCGAAAGGCAGCGCCTGATCAGCGACGGCGTCAGTGCCGGTCACCTCTACGAGGTGGAGCGCCGGGCGCGCCACCTGGTCGCCGAGGCCGAGGCTCACGCGAGGGCGATGTTGTGGGAAGAGGAGCCGGCACCGATTCGGGAGCCGGAAGTGTGGCCGGCCGCTAGTTGA
- a CDS encoding response regulator, with amino-acid sequence MTGGATPEKVRVVVGDDHPLFREGVVRALALSGEVNVVGEADDGTQALELIKEHRPDVALLDYRMPGMDGAQVAAAVRSNELPTRVLLLSAHDEAAIVYQALQQGAAGFLLKDSTRTEIVKAVLDCASGNDVVAPSLAGGLAAQIRQRAEPSAPVLSAREREVLNRIARGQSIPAIAGELFVAPSTVKTHVQRLYEKLGVSDRAAAVAEAMRQGLLN; translated from the coding sequence ATGACTGGCGGAGCAACGCCCGAGAAGGTCCGCGTCGTCGTCGGCGACGACCACCCGCTCTTCCGTGAAGGCGTTGTGCGCGCGCTGGCGCTCAGCGGTGAGGTGAACGTCGTCGGCGAGGCGGACGACGGCACGCAGGCGCTCGAGCTGATCAAGGAGCACCGCCCCGATGTCGCGCTGCTCGACTACCGGATGCCCGGCATGGATGGCGCGCAAGTGGCCGCGGCGGTGCGCAGCAACGAATTGCCCACCCGCGTGCTGCTGTTGTCGGCACACGACGAGGCGGCGATCGTGTACCAAGCGCTGCAGCAGGGTGCTGCCGGATTTCTGCTCAAGGACTCGACGCGCACCGAAATCGTCAAAGCCGTCCTCGATTGCGCAAGCGGAAACGACGTGGTGGCCCCCTCGCTTGCCGGCGGCCTTGCCGCGCAGATCCGGCAGCGAGCCGAACCCTCGGCTCCCGTGCTGAGCGCTCGGGAACGCGAGGTGCTCAATCGGATCGCCCGCGGTCAAAGCATCCCCGCGATCGCCGGCGAGCTGTTCGTGGCGCCGTCCACGGTCAAAACGCACGTGCAGCGGCTATACGAGAAGCTCGGGGTTAGCGATCGGGCGGCGGCTGTCGCTGAGGCAATGCGGCAAGGTCTGCTCAACTAG
- a CDS encoding sensor histidine kinase codes for MTQIGDAELQRARRVHQLRSYRIAAVIRIGVLGLMIAAMIIGTPRYEWRQQSVLIILYAVIALCALAREFSPFQWLERGRLIGIGRLEPFGFTVIDVVTVTVFQVLSTDSIDPLLIMMLLPIFIGLDVSSRRAAVVLACSMMGFLVAVLQDPLMRHEFGLSECLFRFALYAGLCGTAYLAVRMEERHTRAIAGLSALREELLAQTMTASDVLQRRISESIHDGPLQDVLAVRQEVVEIRAAYPGDDRIERALAGLQTASQSLRQATFELHPAVLEQAGLGAAVQELASYTQRRSGIEVSTDIDYPIRDEIDRIVFGVVRELLSNAVHHSKAKHASVTLGVTDRRCVLNVTDDGVGFDAETRARRLGEGHIGLESHRTRVDAAGGIFLFLDTPVGTHICVEVPLKS; via the coding sequence GTGACGCAGATAGGCGACGCGGAACTGCAGCGAGCACGCAGGGTTCATCAGCTGCGTTCGTACCGCATCGCGGCGGTGATCCGGATCGGCGTGTTGGGGCTGATGATCGCCGCCATGATCATCGGAACGCCCCGGTATGAATGGCGCCAGCAAAGCGTATTGATAATCCTGTACGCGGTTATCGCACTCTGCGCTCTCGCGCGCGAGTTCTCTCCGTTTCAATGGCTCGAGCGGGGACGCTTGATCGGGATCGGTCGACTCGAGCCTTTCGGATTCACCGTCATCGATGTCGTGACGGTGACGGTGTTTCAGGTGTTGTCTACCGACAGCATCGATCCACTTCTGATCATGATGTTGCTCCCCATCTTCATCGGCCTTGATGTCTCGTCGCGGCGTGCGGCGGTGGTGCTGGCCTGCTCGATGATGGGGTTTCTCGTTGCGGTGCTTCAAGATCCATTGATGCGACACGAATTCGGACTTTCCGAGTGCCTGTTTCGGTTTGCGCTCTACGCCGGTCTCTGCGGCACGGCCTATCTGGCCGTACGCATGGAGGAGCGGCACACTCGCGCCATCGCGGGACTAAGCGCGCTGCGGGAAGAATTGCTCGCCCAGACGATGACCGCGTCCGACGTGCTACAGCGCCGCATTTCGGAATCCATTCACGACGGACCGCTGCAAGATGTCCTGGCCGTGCGCCAGGAGGTCGTCGAGATCAGGGCCGCCTACCCCGGCGACGACCGTATCGAGCGTGCGCTCGCCGGCCTTCAGACCGCTTCGCAGAGCCTGCGGCAGGCCACTTTTGAGTTGCATCCGGCGGTGCTCGAGCAGGCGGGTCTAGGAGCCGCGGTGCAGGAGTTGGCCTCCTACACTCAGCGACGTTCGGGCATCGAGGTCAGCACCGATATCGACTACCCGATCCGCGACGAGATCGACCGGATCGTCTTCGGCGTGGTTCGCGAACTGCTGTCCAATGCCGTGCACCACTCGAAGGCCAAGCACGCATCCGTCACGCTCGGGGTCACCGACCGCAGATGTGTGCTGAACGTGACCGACGATGGTGTTGGATTCGACGCCGAGACCAGGGCGCGCCGCCTGGGCGAGGGCCACATCGGATTGGAATCGCATCGGACGCGGGTGGATGCGGCCGGCGGTATCTTCCTCTTCCTCGATACCCCGGTGGGCACTCACATCTGTGTGGAAGTGCCGCTGAAGTCGTGA
- a CDS encoding FAD-dependent oxidoreductase, translating to MSWDSEVDVVVLGTGGAGLTAALSAVAAGASVEVFEKAPTVGGTTAVSGGVVWIPAHNRSPDGELTEADALRYLRAQSLGTMDDALVETFVRTGPIMLEFVERHSGLRFDIAEGFADYRPELPGGQPTGGRSLSAGPFDLSELGEWGGRITSFPADWSNVGIDAETRARLHVIAEEDSDLCVAGTALIAGLLKGLLDAGVTPHTNARAEELVAEEGEIVGVRITPGGKQINVRARRGVVLGVGGFEWNPGWVQAFLRGPMHGAVSPPNNTGDGLRMAMAHGADLANMGEAWWVPIVQIPGDTIEGNQRSRSVRLERTRPRSIIVNQAGHRFVNEACDYNSMAGAFHYLDPRGGYVNDRGWIVFDSVHLQRYGFLGIAPGEPVPDWFCESADLNELGDKAGIDADGLIRTIEEWNRHVAADADPDFGRGSSAYDGYWGDDSATTAAGKTLGPIDTAPYYAVPVSIGAMGTKGGPRTDHDGRVLHVNGEPIGGLFAAGNAMAGATGRAYGGAGGTIGPAMVFGYRAGYAAATGKSADLR from the coding sequence ATGTCTTGGGATTCCGAAGTCGACGTGGTGGTGCTGGGCACCGGCGGGGCCGGGCTCACCGCCGCGCTCTCCGCCGTCGCTGCCGGCGCCTCGGTCGAGGTGTTCGAGAAGGCCCCGACCGTCGGCGGGACCACCGCGGTGTCCGGTGGCGTCGTGTGGATTCCAGCCCATAATCGTTCTCCCGACGGCGAATTGACCGAAGCCGACGCGTTGCGGTACCTGCGCGCGCAGTCTCTGGGCACGATGGACGACGCCCTGGTCGAGACGTTCGTGCGGACCGGCCCCATCATGCTGGAATTCGTCGAAAGACATAGTGGCCTGCGCTTCGACATTGCCGAAGGATTCGCCGATTACCGCCCGGAGCTGCCAGGCGGACAACCAACTGGCGGCCGTTCGCTGAGCGCCGGGCCGTTCGACCTGAGCGAACTCGGCGAATGGGGCGGCCGGATCACGTCGTTTCCCGCCGACTGGTCCAACGTCGGTATCGATGCCGAAACGCGGGCGCGCCTGCACGTCATTGCCGAGGAAGACAGCGACCTCTGCGTCGCCGGCACCGCGCTGATCGCGGGGCTGCTAAAGGGATTACTCGACGCCGGGGTGACACCGCACACCAACGCCCGGGCCGAGGAACTCGTCGCCGAGGAAGGCGAGATCGTCGGTGTCCGAATTACCCCGGGCGGTAAGCAGATCAACGTGCGTGCGCGCCGCGGGGTCGTCCTGGGTGTCGGCGGCTTCGAATGGAATCCGGGTTGGGTGCAGGCCTTCCTGCGCGGCCCGATGCACGGTGCGGTCTCGCCGCCGAACAACACCGGCGACGGGTTGCGCATGGCGATGGCACACGGCGCGGATCTGGCCAACATGGGCGAGGCGTGGTGGGTCCCGATCGTGCAGATCCCCGGCGACACCATCGAAGGGAACCAGCGCAGCCGCAGCGTGCGGCTGGAGCGAACGCGGCCCAGAAGCATCATCGTCAACCAGGCCGGGCACCGATTCGTCAACGAGGCATGCGATTACAACTCGATGGCCGGCGCATTTCACTACCTGGATCCTCGGGGCGGATACGTCAACGATCGCGGCTGGATCGTGTTCGATTCAGTTCACTTGCAGCGCTACGGCTTTCTGGGGATCGCCCCCGGCGAGCCGGTTCCCGACTGGTTCTGTGAATCCGCGGACCTCAACGAACTGGGCGACAAGGCCGGTATCGACGCTGATGGCCTGATCCGCACGATCGAGGAATGGAACCGTCACGTCGCCGCGGACGCCGATCCCGACTTCGGCCGCGGTTCCAGTGCGTACGACGGCTATTGGGGCGACGACAGCGCCACCACGGCGGCCGGTAAGACGCTCGGCCCGATCGACACCGCACCGTATTACGCGGTGCCGGTGAGCATCGGCGCGATGGGCACCAAGGGCGGACCACGCACCGACCACGACGGCCGCGTGCTGCACGTCAACGGGGAGCCCATCGGCGGCCTGTTCGCCGCGGGCAATGCGATGGCCGGAGCGACCGGACGGGCCTACGGCGGTGCCGGCGGAACCATCGGTCCGGCAATGGTTTTCGGCTACCGCGCGGGCTATGCAGCCGCCACCGGCAAGTCCGCCGACCTGCGGTAG